In the genome of Sander vitreus isolate 19-12246 chromosome 13, sanVit1, whole genome shotgun sequence, one region contains:
- the dlat gene encoding dihydrolipoyllysine-residue acetyltransferase component of pyruvate dehydrogenase complex, mitochondrial, which translates to MLRLILRLRPSAGLRCPRSLPTGPATLSSRSVPGAGSLRRLHRGAGSRTVFLSSGFSHRGTLLRFPHLTGSCQSKRYYSLPPHQKVELPALSPTMQTGTIARWEKKEGEKISEGELIAEVETDKATVGFEMMEECYLAKILVPEGTRDVTIGSVICITVDSPDLISAFKDVTLESLQAAGAGPSPVASAPPPPPPAAAPAAPGSSYPTHMKITLPALSPTMTMGTVQRWEKKVGEKLSEGDLLAEIETDKATIGFEVQEEGYLAKIMVPEGTRDVPLGMPLCIIVEKASDIAAFKNYAEIGVAEVFTPPPAPAPAAAPAAATPSPAAAAPAAPRKGRVFASPLARKLAAEKGINLAQVSGSGPDGRITRKDIDSFVPPKAAPAVAAAPTPAAPRAAPAPAAAPAAPAGTFTDIPISNIRKVIAQRLMQSKQTIPHYYLSVDVNMDQVLELRKELNAEVKAQNIKLSVNDFIIKASALSCLKVPECNSSWMDTVIRQNHVVDLSVAVSTANGLITPIVFNAHTKGLAAISSDVSALAAKAREGKLQPHEFQGGTFTISNLGMFGIKNFSAIINPPQACILAVGGSEKRLMPADNEKGFDVASMMSVTLSCDHRVVDGAVGAQWLAEFRKFLEKPVTMLL; encoded by the exons ATGCTTCGTCTCATCCTGCGGCTCAGGCCGTCCGCCGGGCTCCGCTGTCCCCGTTCCCTCCCGACCGGGCCTGCTACGCTCAGCTCCCGCTCCGTGCCCGGAGCCGGTTCACTGAGGCGGCTTCACCGCGGAGCGGGGTCCCGGACCGTGTTTTTGAGCTCCGGCTTCAGCCACAGGGGAACTCTGCTGCGGTTTCCCCATTTGACAGGCAGCTGTCAGAGCAAGCGTTACTACAGCCTGCCGCCGCACCAGAAG GTGGAGCTTCCTGCACTGTCACCCACCATGCAGACAGGAACGATCGCTCGCTGGGAGAagaaggagggagaaaaaaTCAGCGAGGGCGAACTTATAGCTGAG GTGGAGACTGACAAGGCCACTGTAGGTTTTGAGATGATGGAGGAGTGCTATCTGGCAAAGATCCTGGTTCCTGAAGGGACCAGAGATGTCACTATCGGATCTGTAATCTGCATCACAGTTGACAG CCCTGACCTCATCTCAGCCTTTAAGGACGTAACGTTGGAGTCACTTCAAGCAGCTGGCGCTGGTCCTTCACCTGTTGCCtccgctcctcctcctcctcctcctgctgctgctcctgcagCCCCGGGAAGCTCTTACCCAACGCACATGAAG atcACACTTCCTGCCCTCTCTCCCACCATGACAATGGGAACAGTGCAGCGCTGGGAGAAGAAGGTGGGAGAGAAGCTGAGTGAAGGAGATCTGCTGGCTGAGATCGAGACTGACAAGGCAACCATCG gctTTGAGGTGCAGGAGGAGGGATATTTAGCCAAAATCATGGTGCCAGAGGGAACTCGGGATGTTCCCCTGGGAATGCCGCTCTGCATCATTGTAGAGAAAGCGAGTGACATTGCTGCCTTCAAGAATTATGCAGAGATTGGGGTGGCAGAGGTTTTCACACCACCTCCAGCACCAGCACCA GCTGCAGCTCCAGCTGCTGCAACACCCAGTCCTGCTGCCGCTGCCCCAGCAGCACCCAGGAAAGGTCGTGTGTTTGCCAGTCCACTAGCCAGGAAACTCGCTGCTGAGAAAGGAATCAACCTGGCACAGGTCAGCG GCTCTGGTCCTGATGGGCGCATCACCAGGAAAGACATTGACAGCTTTGTTCCACCAAAGGCTGCACCT GCCGTAGCTGCTGCTCCCACTCCAGCTGCACCTCGTGCTGCTCCTGCACCTGCTGCAGCTCCTGCTGCACCAGCTGGGACCTTCACAGACATCCCTATCAGCAACATCCGCAAG GTCATCGCTCAAAGGTTGATGCAGTCCAAGCAAACTATCCCCCACTATTATCTTTCTGTAGATGTCAACATGGACCAAGTGCTCGAGCTTCGGAAAGAACTCAATGCT GAGGTGAAAGCCCAGAATATCAAGCTTAGTGTGAATGACTTCATCATCAAAGCCAGCGCTCTGTCCTGCCTCAAGGTTCCCGAGTGCAACTCCTCCTGGATGGACACGGTCATCCGCCA GAATCATGTGGTAGACCTGAGTGTAGCTGTGAGCACAGCCAACGGTCTCATCACGCCTATAGTGTTTAACGCCCACACCAAAGGACTGGCTGCCATCAGCTCCGATGTGTCGGCTCTCGCTGCCAAAGCGAGAGAAGGCAAACTGCAGCCACATGAGTTCCAG GGAGGTACATTCACAATCTCTAATTTGGGGATGTTTGGCATCAAGAACTTCTCCGCGATAATCAACCCCCCTCAGGCCTGTATCCTCGCCGTCGGGGGCTCAGAGAAACGGCTGATGCCTGCGGATAATGAAAAAGG GTTCGACGTGGCCAGCATGATGTCGGTGACGCTGAGCTGCGACCACAGAGTGGTGGACGGAGCGGTCGGCGCGCAGTGGCTGGCAGAGTTCCGCAAATTCCTGGAGAAACCCGTCACCATGCTGTTGTGA